One genomic region from Shewanella aestuarii encodes:
- a CDS encoding TIGR01212 family radical SAM protein (This family includes YhcC from E. coli K-12, an uncharacterized radical SAM protein.), giving the protein MGLDDFVNTYGADCKLRYGKRLKKLTIDAKFTCPNRDGTLGKGGCTFCNVASFNSQQGEFHTIATQLDTAKINIKANDRISRTHSDEQYIAYFQAYTSTYEEYQQLKDKYDQAIADTQIVALHIGTRPDCVPDEVLDLLVSYQQTGIDVWLELGLQTANDTTLKLINRGHNFAAYADTVKRARARGLKVCCHLILGLPRETLDDYISSLQSVLATGVDGIKLHPLHIVEGSTMAKQWRYQGMKLLDLTEYAEAAAKLIRLTPKNVIFHRVTAYAKKPLLLAPDWCGYRWEGIVAITQQLALHGGQGSEIP; this is encoded by the coding sequence ATGGGCTTGGATGATTTCGTCAATACTTATGGCGCAGATTGTAAACTGCGTTATGGTAAAAGACTTAAAAAACTTACAATAGATGCCAAGTTCACTTGCCCTAATCGAGATGGAACCTTAGGTAAAGGAGGTTGTACTTTTTGTAATGTGGCATCGTTTAATTCACAACAAGGTGAGTTTCATACGATCGCGACGCAATTAGATACTGCCAAAATCAATATAAAGGCCAATGATAGGATCAGTCGAACACATAGTGATGAGCAATACATTGCTTATTTTCAAGCCTACACTTCTACTTATGAAGAGTATCAGCAACTTAAAGATAAATATGATCAAGCCATTGCAGATACGCAAATTGTTGCATTGCATATTGGTACTCGGCCTGATTGTGTACCAGACGAGGTATTGGATTTATTGGTAAGCTATCAACAAACGGGTATTGATGTCTGGTTAGAATTAGGCTTACAAACCGCTAACGACACAACCCTTAAATTGATTAATCGTGGCCATAATTTTGCCGCTTATGCAGATACGGTTAAACGTGCGCGAGCACGCGGTTTGAAAGTATGTTGCCATCTAATTTTGGGACTTCCACGAGAAACCTTAGATGACTATATAAGCAGTTTACAAAGTGTGCTTGCAACAGGCGTGGATGGCATCAAGTTGCATCCTTTGCATATTGTTGAAGGTAGCACTATGGCTAAGCAGTGGCGTTATCAAGGTATGAAACTATTAGATTTAACCGAATATGCAGAAGCTGCGGCTAAGTTAATTAGGCTAACACCAAAAAATGTCATTTTTCATCGTGTTACAGCATACGCTAAAAAACCATTATTGCTTGCACCTGATTGGTGCGGGTATCGTTGGGAAGGAATTGTCGCCATTACACAGCAGCTTGCTTTGCATGGCGGACAGGGGAGCGAGATACCCTAA
- the rppH gene encoding RNA pyrophosphohydrolase encodes MIDSDGFRANVGIIICNKFGQVMWARRFGQHSWQFPQGGLDDGETAEQAMYRELYEEVGLRPEHVQILTTSRSWLRYRLPKRLIRQESKPVCIGQKQKWYLLQLKGHDNTINLNSSGHPEFDDWRWVSYWYPVRQVVSFKRDVYRKVMKEFAATTLALQTREPHNKKRGRNRS; translated from the coding sequence GTGATTGATAGCGACGGCTTTCGCGCAAATGTGGGCATCATTATCTGTAATAAGTTTGGTCAAGTAATGTGGGCAAGACGATTTGGTCAACATTCTTGGCAATTTCCACAAGGTGGGCTTGATGATGGCGAAACTGCTGAGCAAGCTATGTATCGTGAATTGTACGAAGAAGTCGGCTTAAGGCCTGAACATGTTCAAATTTTAACAACTTCGCGGTCATGGTTACGTTATCGTTTACCTAAACGTCTGATTCGTCAAGAAAGTAAGCCTGTGTGTATCGGCCAAAAACAGAAATGGTATTTGCTACAACTTAAAGGTCATGACAATACAATTAATTTAAACTCATCAGGTCATCCTGAGTTTGATGATTGGCGTTGGGTAAGCTATTGGTATCCTGTTCGGCAGGTGGTGTCATTTAAGCGTGATGTATATCGAAAAGTAATGAAAGAATTTGCAGCCACGACACTAGCCTTGCAAACACGAGAGCCGCATAACAAAAAAAGAGGTCGTAATCGCAGTTAA
- the mutH gene encoding DNA mismatch repair endonuclease MutH, producing MSKSSPKDLAELMQRANLMAGISLADIANDNGITVPDNLRRDKGWIGQLIELELGAMAGSKPEQDFLHLGVELKTIPIDHTGKPLETTYVTVAPLTNIQGLTWENSLVYHKLQRVLWIPVEGDRSIPVGQRRIGTPLLWSPSASEMSLLKQDWEEIMELIALGKVDTITARHGEVLQLRPKAANSQALTESIGPDGQTQLSNPRGFYLKIAFTQQILTHAFN from the coding sequence ATGTCAAAATCATCACCTAAAGATTTAGCTGAACTAATGCAACGTGCTAATTTAATGGCAGGAATTTCATTAGCCGATATTGCCAATGACAATGGCATTACCGTGCCAGATAACCTCAGAAGAGATAAAGGCTGGATTGGGCAGTTGATAGAATTAGAACTCGGGGCAATGGCAGGTTCCAAACCTGAGCAAGATTTTCTGCACTTAGGCGTTGAACTTAAAACCATCCCGATAGACCATACTGGCAAACCTCTTGAAACGACTTATGTCACTGTCGCTCCCTTAACTAACATACAGGGACTAACATGGGAAAATAGCCTCGTTTACCACAAATTACAACGTGTTCTATGGATACCTGTCGAAGGGGACAGAAGTATTCCGGTGGGTCAAAGAAGAATAGGCACGCCGCTCCTTTGGTCGCCCTCAGCTTCAGAAATGTCATTGTTAAAACAAGATTGGGAAGAGATTATGGAACTCATTGCACTGGGTAAAGTCGACACAATCACAGCTCGACATGGCGAGGTACTTCAACTAAGACCCAAAGCCGCTAACAGCCAAGCCTTAACCGAAAGTATTGGTCCTGATGGTCAAACTCAATTATCTAATCCTCGAGGCTTCTATTTAAAGATAGCATTCACTCAACAAATCCTAACCCATGCATTCAACTAA
- the oxyR gene encoding hydrogen peroxide-inducible genes transcriptional activator OxyR, whose product MKTLPSLKNLYYLVNLHQEQNFNRAAKTCFVSQSTLSSGIQNLEEQLGYQLIERDHKSFMFTAIGEEVVERARSILTNVDDLVELVKNQGAPMTGEIRLGCIPTIAPFLLSRVVKLCQQEFPQLSLLLKEDTTDRLLDALGKGELDLLILALPVDTSGFHSMKVGIDLFKMVVHKDMSQDMNTPLDYQAMPDESIFLLQTEHCITGHAITACQLGDSAKINPFAATSLHTLVQMVNSKLGTTFLPQMAIDAGILNDTDLQVMTPPGEAPYRDIGLVWRQTTSRIATFRTLGLAIQQKLMPQNMK is encoded by the coding sequence ATGAAAACACTGCCAAGCCTTAAAAACCTCTATTACTTAGTGAATCTCCATCAAGAACAAAACTTTAACCGTGCAGCTAAAACTTGTTTTGTGAGTCAGTCAACCTTATCTAGTGGGATTCAAAATTTAGAAGAGCAGTTGGGCTATCAACTGATTGAACGTGATCATAAATCGTTTATGTTTACAGCTATTGGAGAAGAGGTTGTTGAACGGGCCAGAAGTATCTTAACTAATGTTGATGATTTAGTCGAACTGGTGAAAAATCAAGGAGCGCCGATGACGGGGGAGATCCGTTTAGGTTGTATTCCAACAATTGCCCCTTTTTTATTGAGCCGCGTTGTAAAGCTATGTCAGCAGGAATTTCCTCAATTATCGTTACTGTTAAAAGAAGACACTACAGATAGGTTATTAGACGCATTAGGTAAAGGGGAGTTAGACTTACTAATTTTAGCGTTACCTGTTGATACGAGTGGCTTTCATAGCATGAAAGTGGGAATAGATCTTTTCAAAATGGTCGTTCACAAAGACATGTCACAAGACATGAATACCCCGCTAGATTATCAAGCCATGCCTGATGAAAGTATCTTTTTATTGCAAACAGAACACTGTATCACTGGCCATGCTATTACTGCTTGTCAATTAGGCGACAGCGCCAAAATCAATCCATTTGCCGCGACGAGTTTGCACACATTAGTGCAGATGGTAAACAGTAAACTGGGTACCACCTTTTTGCCGCAAATGGCTATTGATGCTGGTATATTGAATGACACTGATTTACAGGTGATGACACCACCGGGTGAAGCACCTTATCGAGATATAGGTTTAGTGTGGCGACAAACCACGAGTCGAATTGCCACCTTTAGAACTTTAGGCTTAGCGATTCAGCAAAAACTAATGCCACAGAATATGAAATAG
- a CDS encoding Hpt domain-containing protein, translated as MSATQLDAILDLNTLEQYISAIGAGTLLKSVVLFEQLMPEYVGGLVQASDANDKDTLCSEAHKFKGAAGSVGLKRIQQFAQLLQHGEESKWEVEHQAWLAQIVEHAEADLQQLKLFLEAKA; from the coding sequence ATGTCCGCAACGCAACTAGATGCTATTTTGGATCTTAATACTCTTGAGCAATATATCAGCGCAATTGGAGCCGGTACTTTACTAAAAAGTGTCGTACTTTTTGAACAGTTAATGCCTGAATATGTAGGTGGTTTAGTTCAAGCTAGTGATGCGAATGATAAAGATACCTTGTGTTCAGAAGCGCATAAGTTTAAAGGTGCCGCTGGTTCTGTTGGTCTGAAGCGCATTCAGCAGTTTGCACAGCTATTACAGCATGGCGAAGAATCTAAATGGGAAGTTGAGCATCAAGCTTGGTTAGCCCAAATCGTTGAGCATGCTGAAGCCGATTTACAGCAATTAAAACTATTTTTAGAAGCAAAAGCTTAA
- a CDS encoding adenylate/guanylate cyclase domain-containing protein produces the protein MAAFVFFRYAQTPELPQWAVGQADLATLAIFMGFIFGSLHWMSNLIADFSAINRLPYLFSVIFKGLFLLLGATTLAYVIQFLNMWAVENHMVTLRQMLTTHVLYSPSFQALLVYLVVVRVGLAFIEQMSLLVGPRVLLNIGLGNYHRPRYEQRLFLFVDMTSSTSHAESLGDYRFSRLIQDSFSLLADTVVNNDAEIYRYMGDAVLIHWPLEEGVQYDRCLNIYFDFCQELNWQRAYFEEQYGFVPKFKAAAHCGQVVAAVVGVHKQEISFFSDVLNTLARLQDQCNPLGQRMLLSGDVVQRLEQQDSMYQLQNLGLVPLKGKQHPIEVYGASRKQPPHNKPRT, from the coding sequence ATGGCTGCATTTGTGTTTTTTCGATATGCACAAACTCCCGAATTACCTCAATGGGCAGTAGGTCAAGCCGACCTAGCTACACTCGCCATTTTTATGGGATTCATTTTTGGTAGCCTGCATTGGATGTCTAATCTTATTGCTGATTTTAGTGCGATTAATCGACTGCCCTATTTATTCTCGGTGATATTTAAAGGCTTGTTCCTATTATTAGGTGCAACAACATTGGCCTATGTGATCCAGTTTTTGAATATGTGGGCGGTCGAAAACCATATGGTGACCTTGCGACAAATGCTTACCACCCATGTTTTATACAGCCCATCGTTTCAGGCTTTACTGGTCTACTTAGTCGTTGTGCGTGTTGGCTTAGCATTTATTGAACAAATGAGTTTGCTAGTTGGCCCAAGGGTACTTCTTAATATTGGTTTAGGTAACTATCATCGTCCTCGATACGAACAAAGACTCTTTTTATTTGTCGATATGACCTCCTCCACGTCTCATGCAGAATCACTAGGTGATTATAGATTTTCTCGTTTAATACAAGATAGCTTCAGTCTATTAGCCGATACAGTGGTCAATAACGATGCTGAAATTTATCGTTATATGGGTGATGCGGTGTTAATTCACTGGCCGCTTGAAGAGGGTGTCCAATATGACCGTTGTCTAAATATTTACTTTGATTTTTGCCAAGAGCTAAATTGGCAGCGGGCATACTTTGAAGAACAATATGGCTTTGTACCTAAGTTTAAAGCCGCTGCGCACTGTGGCCAGGTGGTTGCTGCAGTTGTTGGAGTTCATAAACAAGAAATTAGTTTCTTTAGTGATGTGCTTAACACGCTCGCGCGTTTACAAGACCAATGCAATCCTCTTGGGCAAAGAATGTTATTATCTGGTGATGTAGTACAACGTTTAGAGCAACAAGATAGTATGTACCAATTACAAAACTTAGGCTTAGTGCCGCTAAAAGGTAAGCAGCACCCTATTGAGGTTTACGGTGCAAGCAGAAAACAGCCTCCCCACAATAAACCCCGTACTTAG